The following are from one region of the Pseudomonas putida genome:
- a CDS encoding diaminobutyrate--2-oxoglutarate transaminase, which produces MYCRDLPLVFDTAQGSKIRGEDGREYLDFFAGAGALNYGHNDPRMRDALIAYLSSNGVTHALDLHTTTKRQFLEAIERDLFKPRGWDYKVQFTGPTGADAVEAALKLARKATGRTKVVSFYGAYHGMTAGALAVTGNRTRRGPGLSTDVVFVPYEDSPYGEFDSIGFLERLANDQGSGSELPAAVIVESVQIQAGVYPASNEWLQRLRKWTSDHGVLLICDEIQAGCGRTGDFFGFERSGVVPDLITCAKSIGGFGLPMAIVLIRAGLDVWQPGDHIGTFRGNQLAFLTAQIALGYWRDESFLKLLATNCAAMERAVAGFAEIPGVSPPRAVAA; this is translated from the coding sequence ATGTACTGCCGTGACTTGCCGCTGGTGTTCGATACCGCCCAAGGCAGCAAGATCCGAGGTGAAGACGGCCGCGAGTACCTGGACTTCTTCGCTGGCGCCGGCGCCCTGAACTATGGCCACAACGACCCGCGCATGCGCGATGCCTTGATCGCGTATCTGTCGTCCAACGGCGTGACCCACGCCCTCGACCTGCACACCACCACCAAGCGCCAGTTTCTCGAAGCGATCGAGCGCGACCTGTTCAAGCCACGCGGCTGGGACTACAAGGTGCAGTTCACCGGCCCGACCGGTGCCGACGCCGTCGAGGCGGCGTTGAAGCTGGCGCGCAAGGCGACGGGGCGTACCAAGGTCGTCTCGTTCTATGGGGCTTACCACGGCATGACCGCCGGCGCCTTGGCCGTCACCGGCAACCGCACTCGCCGTGGCCCTGGGCTTTCCACCGATGTGGTGTTCGTGCCGTACGAAGACAGCCCCTACGGCGAATTCGACAGCATTGGCTTCCTCGAGCGCCTGGCCAACGACCAGGGCAGCGGCTCGGAGCTACCGGCGGCGGTGATCGTCGAGTCCGTGCAGATCCAGGCCGGCGTCTACCCGGCTTCCAACGAATGGCTGCAACGCTTGCGCAAGTGGACCAGCGATCACGGCGTGTTGCTCATCTGCGACGAAATCCAGGCCGGCTGCGGGCGCACCGGCGACTTCTTCGGCTTCGAGCGCTCCGGGGTGGTGCCAGACCTGATCACCTGCGCCAAATCGATCGGCGGCTTCGGCCTGCCGATGGCGATCGTGTTGATTCGCGCCGGGCTGGATGTGTGGCAACCGGGCGATCACATCGGCACCTTCCGCGGCAATCAACTGGCCTTCTTGACGGCCCAGATCGCGCTCGGCTATTGGCGCGATGAGTCGTTCCTGAAGTTGCTGGCCACCAACTGCGCGGCCATGGAGCGCGCGGTCGCCGGTTTCGCGGAAATTCCTGGCGTGTCGCCTCCGCGCGCTGTCGCGGCATGA